A DNA window from Prevotella intermedia ATCC 25611 = DSM 20706 contains the following coding sequences:
- the ribH gene encoding 6,7-dimethyl-8-ribityllumazine synthase, with translation MSTALHNLSDYDLTSVPDASNMCFGIVVSEWNPEITGALLDGAVKTLEKHGAIPENIHVKTVPGSFELVYGAHQMTLNGGYDAIIILGSVIRGETPHFDYICQGVTYGISRLNASCEIPVIYGLLTTDDLQQAKDRSGGKHGNKGDECAIVAIKMAKF, from the coding sequence ATGTCTACAGCATTACACAATTTATCAGATTACGACCTCACTTCCGTACCCGATGCCAGCAATATGTGCTTCGGCATCGTGGTATCTGAATGGAACCCAGAAATAACGGGAGCACTCCTTGACGGTGCAGTGAAGACGCTTGAGAAGCACGGAGCAATTCCCGAAAACATTCACGTGAAAACCGTTCCTGGCAGTTTTGAGCTTGTTTACGGTGCCCACCAAATGACATTGAACGGCGGATACGATGCCATCATCATACTCGGAAGCGTCATTCGTGGCGAAACGCCCCACTTCGACTACATCTGTCAAGGTGTAACTTATGGCATTTCGCGTCTCAATGCAAGCTGCGAAATCCCTGTAATATACGGACTTCTCACCACCGACGACCTGCAACAGGCAAAGGATAGAAGTGGTGGTAAGCACGGAAACAAAGGCGATGAATGCGCAATAGTAGCCATAAAGATGGCTAAGTTCTAA
- the lipA gene encoding lipoyl synthase translates to MKYIIIPERKTTPQLPFYFAVEEYVARTYTDDDYFMAWRVEPTVMLGRNQLTENEVNIDYCKRNGIHIFRRKSGGGCIYADKGCMQFSYISFAENVNHAFVEYMQGIADMIKSLGINTELSGRNDILVEGKKVAGSAFYRLKGRSVLHNSLLFSTELEHLAQALTPAKEKLQSKGVASVSQRVGNVGNHTDLSIEAFMDYVRKYMCGDEVLELTADDMKHIEEIEKELASDDFTYGKNPKYTEVRKKRFADVGTIQAHIELKNQKIVNINLMGDYFLSGDLDRELLDLLHGVDFTREAVAAAIEGVEMGNVIRNFTTEQFLRLLFGRPPHVMKPDWLKINLTSKKSSGETAGILARHHMNTICTSGLCPNRTECWAARTATLMIGGEICTRKCKFCNTLSGRPNALNPHEPQHVAESIKALNLRYAVITSVDRDDLPDYGADHWVKTVEAVQQLNPDTKIELLIPDFMGKKELIQKVLATKPHVCGHNMETVRRLTPSVRSVAQYDRSLEVLAEIARNGVQAKTGFMLGLGETHEEILETMDDILATGCKRLTLGQYLQPTSKHLPVAAYISPKQFEEYKKIGLAKGFKHVVSGPLVRSSYHAAETM, encoded by the coding sequence ATGAAATATATCATCATTCCTGAACGAAAAACAACCCCTCAGTTGCCTTTCTACTTTGCCGTAGAGGAATATGTGGCACGCACATACACCGATGACGACTACTTTATGGCGTGGCGTGTGGAGCCTACGGTGATGCTTGGACGCAACCAGCTGACTGAAAACGAAGTGAACATAGACTACTGCAAGCGCAACGGCATACATATTTTCCGCCGTAAAAGTGGTGGAGGCTGCATCTATGCCGACAAGGGTTGTATGCAATTCTCCTACATTTCGTTTGCCGAAAACGTAAATCATGCCTTCGTAGAGTATATGCAGGGCATTGCCGATATGATAAAAAGCCTTGGCATAAACACTGAACTATCAGGCAGAAACGATATTCTCGTGGAGGGAAAGAAGGTTGCAGGAAGTGCCTTCTACCGACTGAAAGGACGCAGCGTGTTGCACAATTCGCTCTTGTTCAGTACAGAATTGGAGCATCTTGCACAAGCACTGACACCCGCAAAAGAGAAGTTGCAGAGCAAGGGAGTGGCGTCGGTGAGCCAGCGTGTAGGCAATGTGGGCAACCATACCGACCTCAGCATCGAGGCGTTTATGGACTACGTACGCAAGTATATGTGCGGCGACGAGGTGTTGGAACTGACTGCCGACGATATGAAACATATCGAAGAAATAGAAAAGGAACTTGCTTCTGACGACTTCACATATGGCAAAAACCCGAAATATACGGAGGTTCGGAAAAAGCGTTTTGCCGATGTGGGCACCATTCAGGCTCACATAGAACTGAAGAACCAGAAGATTGTGAACATTAATCTGATGGGCGATTACTTCCTTTCGGGCGACCTCGACCGTGAGTTGCTCGACCTTTTGCACGGCGTAGATTTCACACGCGAAGCGGTAGCAGCAGCGATTGAGGGTGTGGAAATGGGCAACGTGATTCGCAATTTCACGACAGAACAATTCCTACGCCTGCTCTTTGGACGTCCGCCACACGTGATGAAGCCCGATTGGTTGAAGATAAATCTTACCTCGAAAAAGTCGTCTGGCGAAACGGCGGGCATTCTCGCACGCCACCACATGAATACTATCTGCACGAGCGGACTATGTCCCAACCGCACAGAATGTTGGGCAGCACGCACCGCAACACTTATGATAGGGGGCGAAATATGCACCCGCAAGTGTAAGTTCTGCAACACATTGAGCGGTCGCCCCAACGCTTTGAACCCACACGAACCGCAGCACGTGGCAGAGTCGATAAAGGCTTTGAACCTGCGTTATGCCGTGATAACATCGGTAGACCGCGACGACCTGCCTGACTATGGTGCCGACCATTGGGTGAAAACCGTGGAAGCCGTGCAGCAACTGAACCCCGACACGAAGATAGAACTGCTGATACCCGACTTTATGGGCAAGAAAGAGCTGATACAGAAGGTGCTGGCAACAAAGCCACACGTGTGTGGGCACAATATGGAAACCGTTCGCCGACTGACTCCTTCGGTGCGTAGCGTGGCACAATACGACCGCAGTTTGGAGGTGTTGGCAGAGATTGCGCGCAACGGTGTGCAGGCAAAAACAGGCTTTATGCTGGGCTTGGGCGAAACACACGAGGAGATTTTGGAAACGATGGACGATATTCTTGCCACTGGCTGCAAGCGTCTGACATTGGGACAGTACCTCCAACCAACATCGAAACACCTGCCCGTAGCTGCCTACATCAGTCCGAAGCAGTTCGAGGAATACAAGAAGATAGGATTGGCAAAAGGCTTTAAGCACGTAGTGAGTGGTCCGTTGGTGCGCAGTTCGTACCATGCAGCAGAAACAATGTAA
- a CDS encoding 4Fe-4S binding protein, which produces MKKLQQILMLATCMLVLMVAAIQRDGKVWGRSIKTLLADSVKTAKVDTMRTLDDGTKVINTTELGKDIVGYSGAVPLDIYIKDGKVVQVKALKNAETPEFFEQVKPLLTKWNGKTIEQAQALKVDAVSGATFSSHGIIGNMHRGLAYAAKKAIEPTILEQMNLDAKAVAGLLVVLLAATIPLFYRSKRYHTVQLLLNVVVLGFGCGTFLSWTLFINFMSSGINFWASLVPIIMLITAFAYPLFGKKNYYCTNVCPCGAFQDLAAKTKNKKWRMGANTVKRLNAFRKLLFAVLLVLTLSGIWFEWIDYEVFSAFIFQTASVFVLVLGGVVAVLSFFVPRPYCRFVCPTGTFFKIAEHR; this is translated from the coding sequence ATGAAGAAACTACAACAGATTTTAATGCTTGCCACCTGTATGCTTGTGCTGATGGTGGCAGCCATTCAGCGTGATGGAAAAGTATGGGGGCGCAGCATAAAAACGTTGCTTGCCGACAGCGTGAAGACCGCAAAGGTAGACACAATGCGCACGCTCGACGATGGTACAAAGGTGATAAACACCACCGAACTGGGCAAAGACATCGTAGGATATAGCGGTGCTGTGCCGTTGGACATATATATAAAAGATGGCAAAGTAGTGCAGGTGAAGGCGTTGAAGAATGCTGAAACACCCGAATTCTTCGAGCAAGTGAAGCCGTTGCTTACGAAATGGAACGGCAAAACCATCGAACAGGCACAGGCATTGAAGGTAGATGCCGTCAGTGGTGCAACATTCTCGTCGCACGGTATCATCGGAAATATGCACCGAGGATTGGCTTATGCCGCGAAGAAAGCAATAGAACCGACCATATTAGAGCAGATGAACCTTGATGCAAAGGCTGTGGCAGGACTTCTCGTGGTGCTCTTGGCTGCCACCATTCCGCTGTTCTATCGCAGCAAACGCTACCATACGGTGCAGCTTTTGCTCAACGTGGTGGTGTTGGGATTTGGTTGTGGCACCTTCCTTTCGTGGACTTTGTTCATCAATTTTATGTCGAGCGGCATTAATTTCTGGGCTTCTCTCGTACCGATTATTATGCTGATAACGGCTTTTGCCTACCCTCTTTTCGGCAAGAAGAACTACTATTGCACGAATGTATGCCCTTGCGGAGCGTTTCAAGACTTAGCCGCAAAGACGAAAAACAAGAAGTGGCGTATGGGCGCAAATACGGTGAAGCGGTTGAATGCTTTCCGAAAACTCCTTTTTGCAGTGCTGTTGGTGCTCACGCTTAGTGGTATTTGGTTTGAGTGGATAGACTACGAGGTGTTCTCAGCCTTCATTTTCCAAACTGCCTCTGTGTTCGTTTTGGTGCTCGGCGGTGTGGTGGCAGTCCTCTCTTTCTTCGTCCCACGTCCCTATTGCCGCTTTGTTTGTCCTACGGGAACATTCTTCAAGATAGCCGAACACCGTTAG
- the panB gene encoding 3-methyl-2-oxobutanoate hydroxymethyltransferase: MGYLSTDKKKITAKTLREMKVAGEKIAQITAYDYTTAKIFDEAGIDSILIGDSASNVMCGNDDTLPITIDEMIYHAKSVAKACSHAFVVCDMPFGSYQINRDEGVRNAIRIMKESGADAVKLEGGSEIIDTIKGILAAGIPVVGHLGLTPQSVHKFGGYSVRAKDESEAAKLLSDAKLLDEAGVCALVLEKVPHKLAAEVSKQIEAPTIGIGAGNETDGQVLVYADAMGMTHGFKPKFLRVFADVSKCMSEGIADYMKCVKEQTFPNEGESY; encoded by the coding sequence ATGGGTTATTTATCAACAGACAAAAAGAAGATAACGGCAAAGACACTCCGCGAGATGAAGGTTGCCGGAGAGAAGATTGCGCAGATTACAGCCTACGACTACACGACGGCAAAGATTTTCGACGAAGCGGGTATCGACAGTATTTTGATAGGCGATTCGGCATCGAACGTAATGTGCGGTAACGATGACACTTTGCCCATCACCATAGACGAGATGATTTATCATGCCAAATCGGTGGCAAAAGCATGCAGCCACGCCTTCGTGGTATGCGACATGCCGTTTGGCAGCTATCAGATAAACCGCGACGAAGGTGTGCGCAACGCCATTCGTATCATGAAGGAGAGTGGTGCAGATGCCGTGAAACTGGAAGGTGGTAGCGAGATTATAGACACCATAAAAGGTATTCTCGCAGCGGGCATTCCTGTGGTGGGGCATCTTGGGCTGACCCCTCAAAGTGTGCATAAGTTCGGTGGTTATAGCGTTAGAGCAAAGGACGAATCAGAAGCAGCTAAACTATTGAGCGATGCAAAGTTATTAGACGAAGCTGGAGTGTGCGCTTTGGTGTTGGAGAAAGTGCCACACAAGCTGGCAGCTGAAGTGTCGAAGCAAATAGAAGCCCCTACAATCGGAATAGGTGCAGGCAACGAAACCGACGGACAAGTGCTGGTTTATGCCGATGCAATGGGTATGACACATGGATTTAAGCCGAAGTTTCTGCGCGTTTTTGCTGATGTTAGCAAGTGTATGAGCGAGGGAATTGCTGATTATATGAAGTGTGTGAAGGAGCAGACGTTCCCTAATGAGGGGGAGTCGTATTAG
- a CDS encoding HAD family hydrolase codes for MIKACLFDLDGVVFNTEPLYTVFWGGIFKEFYPAEQGLELKIKGQTLTQIYDRYFAEQPDRQAEITRRLDEYERQMQYTYVDGLTDFVQQLKQKGVKTAIVTSSNKSKMENVYRQHATFKQLFDAVFTAEDFHESKPSPDGYLTAARALGVEPTDCIVFEDSFNGLRSGLAAKAQVIGLSTTNSVESIKEFTKEVIPNFVGYKLTE; via the coding sequence ATGATAAAAGCGTGTCTTTTCGATTTAGATGGAGTGGTTTTCAATACCGAACCGCTTTATACCGTGTTCTGGGGAGGTATCTTTAAAGAGTTCTATCCTGCAGAACAAGGTTTGGAACTAAAGATAAAAGGGCAGACACTCACACAGATTTACGACCGTTATTTTGCGGAACAGCCCGACCGACAGGCAGAGATAACACGCCGATTGGACGAATATGAACGGCAAATGCAGTACACGTATGTAGACGGTTTGACAGACTTCGTGCAACAGTTGAAGCAAAAAGGTGTAAAAACCGCAATAGTAACGAGTTCCAATAAATCGAAGATGGAAAACGTTTACCGCCAACACGCAACGTTCAAGCAACTTTTCGATGCCGTGTTTACTGCTGAAGACTTCCACGAAAGCAAGCCTTCGCCCGACGGATACCTTACTGCTGCCCGTGCATTGGGCGTAGAACCAACCGACTGTATCGTATTCGAGGATAGCTTTAACGGATTGCGTTCAGGTCTTGCTGCTAAGGCACAAGTAATTGGACTATCAACTACAAACTCGGTAGAAAGTATCAAAGAATTTACAAAAGAAGTAATACCAAACTTTGTTGGCTACAAGCTGACAGAGTGA
- a CDS encoding DUF3298 domain-containing protein translates to MVKKSFICLSVVAAACFFVISCTEKKAKPQLAVPVDKVTMDTTISFSKDEACKIHINYAFLKGNEYAVANDSLLRMGTLQPNYFATSLERLTPQRVISELVRRYGKEYIELARWLKDREHEKSQLNWALNIDTRILPSRDNIIVYISDIAIKTGETTTKYSLCFNIDPKTGRQITLKEAFGDDYNETLTKKIIAQMAKNYDWDDDNAAQAQSKGYFVGIKLYPSANFILHEDSTTFVYSAGEINSKEVRVTIDN, encoded by the coding sequence ATGGTAAAGAAGAGTTTTATATGCCTTTCGGTCGTTGCTGCCGCTTGTTTCTTCGTAATAAGCTGCACCGAAAAGAAAGCTAAACCGCAGTTGGCTGTGCCTGTTGATAAGGTAACAATGGACACAACCATAAGTTTCAGCAAAGACGAAGCGTGCAAAATACACATCAACTATGCCTTTCTGAAAGGCAATGAGTATGCCGTAGCCAACGATTCGTTGCTGCGTATGGGCACTTTGCAGCCCAATTACTTTGCTACAAGCCTCGAACGGCTTACGCCACAGCGTGTCATTTCGGAATTAGTACGTCGTTATGGTAAAGAATACATAGAGTTGGCACGCTGGTTGAAAGACCGTGAACACGAGAAAAGCCAACTCAACTGGGCACTCAACATCGATACGCGCATACTTCCGAGCAGGGATAACATCATAGTTTATATCTCCGACATTGCGATAAAAACGGGCGAAACCACCACGAAATATTCGCTGTGCTTCAATATCGACCCCAAAACAGGCAGGCAGATAACGCTGAAAGAAGCCTTTGGAGACGATTATAACGAAACACTGACGAAGAAAATCATAGCACAGATGGCGAAAAACTACGATTGGGACGACGACAATGCGGCACAAGCGCAAAGCAAAGGTTACTTTGTGGGCATCAAGCTTTATCCTTCTGCCAACTTCATACTTCACGAAGACTCCACAACCTTTGTGTATTCGGCAGGCGAAATCAACTCAAAAGAAGTGCGTGTAACGATAGATAACTAA
- the rsmG gene encoding 16S rRNA (guanine(527)-N(7))-methyltransferase RsmG, translating into MIDVITKYFPEITARQREQFAALYDLYVDWNAKINVISRKDITNLYEHHVLHSLAIAKFIRFKDGTNVLDFGTGGGFPGIPLAIMFPNANFKMIDGTGKKIKVATEVANAIGLENVLPQHKRGEEEKGKFDFIVSRAVMPLPDLMKIVRKNIAKDNHNALENGVIVLKGGNLNEELQPFSKVAIVENLLQWFTEAWFEEKNLIYVPRV; encoded by the coding sequence ATGATAGACGTTATAACTAAATATTTTCCCGAGATAACAGCGAGACAGCGAGAGCAGTTCGCAGCTTTGTACGACCTATATGTAGATTGGAATGCAAAGATAAATGTTATTTCGCGCAAGGATATTACCAATTTATACGAGCACCACGTGCTCCATTCGCTTGCCATTGCAAAGTTCATACGTTTCAAGGACGGCACAAACGTACTCGATTTCGGCACTGGCGGTGGCTTTCCAGGTATTCCTTTGGCGATAATGTTCCCTAATGCGAACTTCAAAATGATTGACGGCACAGGCAAAAAGATAAAGGTAGCAACAGAAGTGGCGAACGCTATTGGCTTGGAAAACGTACTTCCGCAACACAAACGTGGAGAGGAAGAGAAGGGAAAGTTCGACTTTATCGTATCAAGAGCAGTGATGCCGCTGCCCGATTTAATGAAAATAGTGCGCAAGAACATCGCAAAAGACAACCACAATGCACTCGAAAATGGTGTCATTGTGCTGAAAGGAGGCAACCTTAACGAAGAGTTGCAACCCTTTAGTAAGGTTGCTATCGTGGAAAACCTATTGCAATGGTTCACGGAAGCGTGGTTCGAGGAAAAGAATTTGATATATGTTCCTCGTGTTTAA
- a CDS encoding MBL fold metallo-hydrolase, whose translation MVQVKRFVFNMIEENTYILWDDSLECVIIDCGAFYEEERQTIVNFIKENNLKPVHLLATHAHLDHNFGINTINDAFGLLPEVSEKDAPALRSLKEQAQNMFGMQLNYDFPPVGNTFKAGETIKFGQHELAIINTPGHTPGGVTFYCKEENIAFTGDTLFRGSVGRTDFEGGSMFQLISSLRELSQLPDNTVVYSGHGEQTTIGYELAHNPYMDR comes from the coding sequence ATGGTACAAGTAAAGCGGTTTGTGTTCAATATGATAGAAGAAAACACCTACATTCTATGGGACGACAGCTTGGAATGCGTCATCATTGACTGCGGTGCTTTCTATGAAGAGGAACGCCAAACAATTGTAAACTTCATCAAGGAGAATAATCTGAAGCCTGTGCATTTGTTGGCAACACACGCTCATCTCGACCACAACTTCGGCATAAACACCATAAACGATGCTTTCGGTTTGCTGCCCGAAGTGTCTGAAAAAGACGCTCCAGCATTGCGTTCGCTCAAAGAACAGGCGCAAAATATGTTCGGAATGCAGCTAAACTACGACTTTCCACCTGTTGGAAACACTTTCAAGGCAGGCGAAACGATAAAGTTCGGGCAACACGAACTTGCGATTATCAATACCCCCGGACACACTCCTGGTGGTGTAACGTTCTACTGTAAAGAAGAGAACATAGCCTTTACGGGCGACACACTCTTCCGTGGCAGCGTGGGAAGAACCGACTTTGAAGGTGGCAGTATGTTTCAATTAATCAGCAGCTTGAGAGAATTATCGCAACTTCCTGATAATACAGTTGTTTATTCGGGGCACGGAGAGCAGACAACAATAGGCTACGAGTTGGCACACAACCCCTATATGGACCGATAA
- the ruvC gene encoding crossover junction endodeoxyribonuclease RuvC, with protein sequence MATVQQRPSKIILGIDPGTNVMGYGVIRTQGNKAEMVVMGVIDMRKEKDVYLRLGKIFERVTGIIEEYLPDEMAIEAPFFGKNIQSMLKLGRAQGVAIAAAIQRDIPIHEYAPLKIKMAITGNGAASKDQVAGMLQRLLHLQDNEMPQFMDATDALGAAYCHFLQSNRPETDAKHYGSWKDFAVKNKSRISNK encoded by the coding sequence ATGGCAACGGTGCAGCAACGACCCTCGAAAATAATCCTTGGCATCGACCCTGGAACCAACGTTATGGGCTATGGCGTTATCCGAACGCAAGGAAACAAAGCCGAAATGGTGGTGATGGGCGTTATTGATATGCGCAAAGAGAAAGACGTATATTTGCGATTGGGCAAGATTTTCGAGCGTGTTACGGGCATCATCGAAGAGTATTTGCCCGATGAAATGGCGATAGAAGCCCCCTTCTTTGGCAAGAATATCCAGTCGATGTTGAAGTTAGGGCGTGCTCAAGGGGTAGCCATTGCAGCTGCCATACAGCGCGATATTCCCATTCACGAGTATGCACCGCTGAAGATAAAGATGGCTATAACGGGCAACGGTGCAGCGTCGAAAGACCAAGTTGCAGGAATGCTTCAGCGTTTGTTGCACCTGCAAGACAACGAAATGCCGCAGTTTATGGACGCAACCGACGCTCTTGGAGCCGCCTATTGCCATTTCCTGCAATCGAACCGCCCCGAAACCGATGCCAAACATTATGGGTCGTGGAAAGATTTCGCAGTAAAAAACAAGTCAAGAATTAGCAACAAGTAA